The sequence below is a genomic window from Stigmatopora nigra isolate UIUO_SnigA chromosome 4, RoL_Snig_1.1, whole genome shotgun sequence.
TGTTCTCCAATATTCGTGATGCCCAAATGACTACCCAACTAACAGTCCATTCTGTGTTTACCAAGAACAATAATACTACTTTGTTGATACCAAACCTCCTTTCATCAGTGCTTATTTGGCTACTGGCAGTCTTGTATTAAATGGTGCGCCTCCTCATATTGCTTTAATTACTAATTCTCATGAAGGTTCTACAGCTCCAACAGGGACACTACTTGACTTTAGGAAGACATTACCACACAagacaagaaagaaaaagtaaCCACAGAAATCCCAGGTATGTTTTTTGATAGTATAAAAGGACCATGTTTGAATTGTTATAATAATCTTTAATTTTCAGTTGCAAAATCTCCATCACATAGAACACAAATGTTAATAAATTCAACTTCCCCAAAATATTGCTTTGTCTATATAGTAATTGATGGGAACCATggtactattattactactgtaGCATCATGCATTCAGAAATATTATTGTTATCTCGTTCTATTGTTTTAagccaggaaaaaaaggaattctGATCTTTAAGGAAGAAAGGTAACGATCTGTGGAGTCTTCCAACAACAACTCCTGAGGTACACCAACCCAAAATGGACATTTAATTGATGGCTTCGGCATTCTGCTTCTCCTTGCTTTGCTTTATTCTGTAGTCCGATAGAGCTGCTTTTATGGCATCTTCTGCGAGCACTGAAACATAATATAATAGAGAGCAGATTTCAAACCAAggtcaaattaaaaatgaataaacacacTTGGTATTGCATCAGTCTTCCTGGTAATGACAAGAAGAACAGGCTTGTGTCATCGGTAGTCAAATGTGCTGGAATACTTTGTTCATAAATTGATGTTCGTTTGCGGTTTTGGCTTACTGGAACAATGAAGCTTGACCGGTGGAAGGCAGAGTTCTTTTGCAATGTCTGTGTTCTTGATCCTCAACGCTTCATCGATCTGTGGCGACAATAAAAATGAGGACAATTCATTTGAATGGTTTCAATGGATTTGACATGTCATTTGTTAAGGAGTACGGAAATGTTTTTCAGAATGTTTGATTCTTTGTACACTCACAGACTTCCCTTTCACCCACTCGGTAGCCAGAGAGCTGGAAGCAATGGCTGATCCACAaccaaatgtcttaaatttggCATCCAAGATCTTACCGTTTTCATCGACTTCCACCTGGGGATAAGACAAATTAGTGCTTGATCTGTTTAACAAGTGACCTTCATTAAAGTAGACTTTAGACTTCTGTACTAACCTGGAGTTTCATAACGTCTCCACAGGCTGGTGCACCCACTAAACCAGTCCCcacatttttggcatttttatccAGTGATCCCACATTTCTTGGGTTTTCGTAGTGGTCCACCACCTTCAGAAAGAAACACATATTGGGCTTATTACCTTCAGTTTGCAAAATAAGACTGACTTTCAATGAACCTTGCCAAATCCTCGCTGTCAATGACACACACTACGTcactatatattgttttttgggggtccaAATTGCAGTGCCACTTTTGGTTTGTTCTATGGCGATCTCTAGTTTTATTAGATAAGCAATGTACTGCACTACTAACACTATTAGATCTACTGGATGCTTCTTGTAGCAACAAAATGATCAGGGGAAGTTTTCTAACTACTACTAATGCAGAAACGTCCTTCGTTAAGGGGAGGAAGTACAAACTATAAGGCAATCGTTTAAATTGTCGTGCTATGGCAATGACCTTTAACTGGAAATTGATGAAATGCTAAAACACGGATACTGGGACAGCACGCGGTTGTGCAAAAACAAGACATAGTTTGGTCGCAATAATtacaaaatgtgtccaaaagatCCATTAGGTTACCTTCTTGTGGTAGGATGAGACGATTTGGAGCTCCGATGACAGCAACCTTGTGTTCAACAACAACGAAGACTTTCGTAAGGCCATCGCCATGTTCAGAAACCGAACAGTTCCGAAATTGCACGAGTGAACACGAGTACAGGAGATTTGTTGACAAACACGGAAGACGTGTGGAAAGGAGTTGTAGCGCCCACTAGCGGCTGATGTTTGGTGTTACAGCTCTGGAGCGGGTGGCTGTTTGGACTTGTTACCAGGCAGACAGCCTTTCCAACATGGCAGCGGAGAGCGACGCAGAGTCTACGCATTTGCAAGCTATGGAGGAGGACGACGCTGCGATGGACGAGCGAGAATTGGAATCGGAAAGCGATGGCGATCAAGGCATGGGAGTCGACGATTCAGACGACGATGATGAGACGTCAGAAGACGAGAAGGAAAATGAAGCCGAAATACAACGATTGGAAGAGCAGGTAACTCTTAATTTCCCGATGTTAGCCGAGAAGCTAAGGCGGGCGAATGAATGAGTGCCAAACAATCGCAAACAATTGTTAGATCAAGTTGTGTCACTCCCTTCTGGGCGCGACGTAATTTTTGTCACGCGATCTTAGCTCATACTACGCCACgttttttgttgtaaatagTGGTACGAGTTGAAATAAAGTCGGATTCTCATTTCCAGATTCTTCCGTCTTAATTGTGAGCTATCTCATCCTTAATATCTGGCTCAAAGTGTTTGCCACCCAGCAAGAACATAGGAAATAAAGTCTCATATgcgcaaaaaaatctattaatctTTTACATAAATCCTTGATGATCATCAAAGAGTATTTTCATAGTGGTCAATAACAAACAATGTTGCATTGATGTCAATGCTGAAAACTGTcattactcttttttttgtcttaaaataaatatatattgatatgCCCTCAgctaatttgaaaacaaataccATATAGTCTTGGGTTATAACTTAGACATCTGTTGAGGTAAAGATCTCAAGATATTATAAAAGTCATCAAAAATGTTCACATTGTTAAACATGACTGTTTCCACTGCAATGCACGTGATGAAAACCTTGTTTGTGCATTAAGGGGAAATGCTCTCACCCAGTCATCTCTTGTCGCATGCCTGCACTTGTGTGATCTGTTTCTCTGTGTGATGCACAGCAGAAAACTCCACCAACAAAGAAAGCATGAATTCAAAACCATTCAGATGTCACATTTCAATCTACTCTCCCTATATTTTCTAGTTATCGATCAATGCCTTTGACTACAACTGCCACGTTGATCTCATCAAACTACTGAAACATGAGGGGGAGCTTGTCCGGCTGCGAAAGGCCAGACAGAAGATGAGTGAACTTTTTCCTCTCACAGAAGGTTGGTTTCTATCTGCacctcaggtaaaaaaaatagtaggaaTTTTACTGACTTTTGTGCGCAATCCAACAGAGATCTGGCTCGATTGGCTCAAGGATGAGATTCGTATGACTGAAGAAGAACCAAACCGAGAAAGAGTGAACGAGCTTTTTGAAAGAGCTGTTAAAGACTATCTTTGTGAGTGCATCCTGGCAAACCCAAGATTGGACATCTGGCTCAAACACAATCCTAAAATTCATTGTTTTGTCTCAACACTCAGGTCCAGACATCTGGCTGGAATATGCTCAGTATTCTATCGGTGGCATGGGATCGCCCGGCGGCATTGAACGGGTGAGGACCATCTTCGAGAGAGCCATCACAGCTGTTGGGCTTCACATGACTAAAGGGCAAACAGTGTGGGAGGCGTACAGAGAATTTGAGAATGTGATTCTGGCCACTGTACAGGTCagttttgtcttcattttcaaCAATATTTCTATTTAAGACTAATGTATCCCACCGGGCGGAGGTTCATATTGCCCTCCATGGCCTCGCATCAAGGACATTTCATTTTGTTAGCGCATTTAAATGAGCTTACTTTTCTTGTAGGCATTTGCTGGTGTTACTCATCCTCTCTATTGTCTTTTCTTTCAGCCTCCTCCTGGCAAAATTCCCAGCCCCGAGGAGCAGGAGCTGCTGAACAAGCAGCTTCAGCGCATCCATACGCTGTTTCGCCGCCAGCTAGGCCTCCCCTTAATGGGTAAGGCTGCCCTTTTCTGCTCCATCGCTCCAGATGGGGTGGTGTAAAAATGAGTGACAGTCTCTTTTGTGTGGGTTGGCCCAGCCTGAAGAAATGTACATGACTCGCGTTAAAACATAATTTAGTTTGTTGCACGACAATTGTCACAATCCCTTTTTAGAATGCCTTCAACAAATTGCAGCGATTGTAATGACATTGACGTTACGTTCCCTCAGATATGGAGGCAACCTATGCCGAGTATGAAGAATGGTCCGACCAAGAGACATCTGAAAAAGTCTTGCATCTGTATAAAAGTGCTTTGCAGCAGAAGGAGAAGTACAAGCCTTTGGAAGAGTCGCTGGTGAGCAATCGCCAATGAGGAGTCAGAGCTGATGTATTTGCCTGGTCACCCATCTGTGAATGCCTTCCTTTGGGTTTTGTCATCACAGCTGGTGGCAGAGACGCCAAAATTGGCCGAGTATCAGGCGTACATTGACTTTGAAACGAAGGAGGGGGACCCGGCCCGGATCCAGATGGCGTTTGAGCGGACTCTGGTTGAAAATTGCCTGGTACCGGACATGTGGGCAAAATACACCACATATCTTGTGAGTATTTCATTGGCGGTCATTGATAAATGTGCTCGGTAGTTGTTCATCCAGTATCGTCATTGCTCATCAGATTACTTTTGCTCCAGTCGTATTCAGTTTCTGTATTGTCTTTGACCTCCCAGGACCGTCAACTAAAAATCAAAGATCTGGTTCTTTCCACCCACGATCGTGCTGTCAGAAACTGCCCGTGGACTATGGGTCTGTGGAAATGCTATTTGCAGGCTCAAGAGAGACACGGATGCTCTCATCAAAccatttcaggcaaatatttgaACTCATTAACACATTTGTCTACGTTTTGCGAATGGCTACTAACAGTGACCCTTGCGTTTTGAACAGATTTGTTTGAAAAGGCTTTGAACGCCGGGTTCATTCAAGCTACGGATTATGTGGAGATCTGGCAAGTTTACCTCGACTACCTCAGGAGACGTGTCGATTTCAGCCAAGGTGAGAGCAGCTCTGGTAGAATTTGCCGCTTGTTTTTGGATTTGGAAACATTctcatgtatctttttttttcccccctatcgATTACAGAGTCAAGTAAAGAGTTGGAGGAGCTACGAGGATCCTTTACCCGCTGTCTGGACTACATAAAACAAGATGTGGAAGAAAGTAAGTGGATTTCCAATCAGTTGTTTTATTAGAGCTCAACGTGCATTTCTAGTTTACTCATTGTGTCATGACGCCAGGGTTTGGGGAAAGTGGAGACCCTTCCTGTAACCTAATGCAGATTTGGGCAAGGATAGAGGTAAGCACTGTCCTTGCAGcaattgtttttctgttttggcCATATTGGCGTGTCAGTCCCTACGAGTTTGGTCCTAAAATCCTTTGCTTTGTCATCTTCTCAGGCT
It includes:
- the LOC144195435 gene encoding iron-sulfur cluster assembly scaffold protein IscU-like translates to MAMALRKSSLLLNTRLLSSELQIVSSYHKKVVDHYENPRNVGSLDKNAKNVGTGLVGAPACGDVMKLQVEVDENGKILDAKFKTFGCGSAIASSSLATEWVKGKSIDEALRIKNTDIAKELCLPPVKLHCSMLAEDAIKAALSDYRIKQSKEKQNAEAIN